In the genome of Henningerozyma blattae CBS 6284 chromosome 5, complete genome, one region contains:
- the TBLA0E00330 gene encoding uncharacterized protein, with product MSNQNQEIQSNENSNYIVSHSQVLVNPSMRTPWLNYSSDLYDSDFDKNQVLEKNMVNVKTKCAIEWKELFRDNRSDISEYDFPEHNTKWEKTAAAIDHIIRSTSMKIILTILLSMNIAQLFLYLVFGFVVIPQYTQETLNSYTRKNYLDILPDDWVPYEYFSDLLSL from the coding sequence atgtCTAATCAGAACCAAGAGATTCAAAGCAATGAAAATTCGAACTATATTGTTTCACATTCGCAAGTCCTAGTTAATCCTAGCATGCGTACACCGTGGCTAAACTACAGTAGCGATTTATATGATTctgattttgataaaaatcaaGTTTTAGAGAAAAATATGGTTAACGTTAAGACTAAATGTGCAATTGAGTggaaagaattatttagagATAATAGGTCAGATATATCTGAGTATGATTTTCCTGAACATAATACAAAATGGGAAAAGACCGCTGCAGCAATTGATCATATTATCAGAAGTACAAGTATGAAAATAATCTTAACAATTTTATTGTCAATGAATATTGCTCAGTTATTCCTTTATTTAGTATTTGGTTTTGTGGTTATTCCTCAATATACCCAGGAAACGTTGAATAGCTATactagaaaaaattatttagatatatTACCGGATGATTGGGTCCCTTACGAGTACTTTTCAGATTTACTTTCACTATAA
- the SAP4 gene encoding Sap4p (similar to Saccharomyces cerevisiae SAP155 (YFR040W) and SAP4 (YGL229C); ancestral locus Anc_3.547), giving the protein MSNFWPFGQPWNNGNNTNINNINRLLDEYHQLVNDLEIQGKLQGLMLKNSNKKYKENHNDENDNNINEISNEISNSSSDSLIISKEKDNIASQGVTNETNTVINNNREIIDNTNNNNNRDNVADNGNISNDNSNNNNNSNNAFNENNDTTTTTNDNNDNDNNDTNDTNDISTIEITHIDSIVNLQQLDHSFIDNVLNEPELLNELNRQNNLLLDFICLGFFYDETSKTMINNIDYLLTELLVSIKNISADQNNDSGITNNRNNKSANDDPSLDGDNITDSKEKDSTHASVDLTANSLQDDEIINSSKINPNDNNYSNSDLKLSDLEPNSISNSNDNNATYENDDITTNNSNTISPSVSSSISSLIEEPPYPKYLNRATIISEIFSLNIWLITDSVVKNSQYLAKVWSILNFININNNKNNSPLISIFLKINQNLLFTNQEFYLNFIKLNLNFTNILLKFIKISPLIDFFIKCISTDKVETPTGIIDLLYNQNFIPKCLKFFDNKKFSADIQNSIGDLLKALITISSNTPLDDMSIGPNILTRQMVLPNTIDKFINIILYYKGNSLNVIISIVIELIRKNNSDYDQINLLNTTIKSYPPTNRDPIYLGFLLKKFSLILPELTSLIRNDNIDSVTKSTIILKNQLNEDYKPLGFEKFKIIELIAELLHCSNMGLMNSKKVEKIIKVRHIIRKKILKQIRLDYNKVHCTNTDDLLLAINNLSLDDIRDGDGMIKSTSKLNITTFDEGLQQMVSNTSRDEYTCASDVDNTKLNSLNDNESSNDINDNMTPNTNDDGSAQNFSLDDDGISGISDLDEEQLKNIENIDEDLIKDDDIDESFEIPYINDNQNSKLRKNSTIGDLFKISLYDSRFIIISIKSFLTNPWNNFWHNVIFDIIHQIFNGRMDFTYNSFLVYSLFDLNGSFKFIPNVNENSNSVKSEVPNNTLSEECNFSIINDFILKGYKDSYQFFKKTNMNLGYMGHLVLIAEEVVKFSKLYKVELISPTINDILQEEIWQSYTDNILNETRIMYSKILGGGTFIDDGNGNIIPQMVDPNTDSSQPDDDGNNNILGNNLNDQTQEKELSFSTELNLHKMIGNKLLHETQL; this is encoded by the coding sequence atGTCCAACTTCTGGCCATTTGGGCAACCATGgaataatggtaataataccaatattaataacatTAATAGATTGTTAGACGAGTATCATCAATTGGTGAATGATTTAGAGATTCAAGGTAAACTGCAAGGTTTGATGCTGAAGAACTCgaataagaaatataagGAAAATCATAACGATGAGAacgataataatataaatgaaattagtAATGAGATTAGTAACTCATCGAGTGATAGTTTGATTATAtccaaagaaaaagataatatagCATCACAAGGTGTTACTAATGAAACTAACACagttataaataataatagagaaattattgataatactaataataataacaatcgTGATAATGTTGCTGATAATGGTAATATCAGCAATGACaacagtaataataataataatagtaataatgcttttaatgaaaataacgatactactactacaaccaatgataataatgataacgATAACAACGACACCAACGATACTAATGACATATCAACAATAGAGATAACTCATATAGATTCTATTGTTAATTTGCAACAGCTTGATCATTCGTTTATAGATAATGTACTTAACGAACCGGAATTattgaatgaattaaatagaCAAAACAATCTACTATTGGATTTCATTTGTTTGggttttttttatgatgAAACCTCTAAAACtatgataaataatatagattATTTGCTAAcagaattattagtatcaattaaaaatatctcaGCAgatcaaaataatgatagtGGTATAACTAATAATCGTAACAATAAATCTGCAAATGATGATCCATCCCTTGATGGTGATAATATAACTGATAGCAAGGAAAAGGATAGCACCCATGCTTCAGTTGACTTAACCGCCAATTCTTTGCAAGACGATGAAATAATCAATTCTTCCAAAATAAATCCTAATGATAACAATTATAGTAATTcagatttaaaattatcagaTTTAGAACCAAATTCTATATCAAATTcgaatgataataatgcaaCCTATGAGAATGATGATATTAcaactaataatagcaatacTATTTCACCTTctgtttcttcttctatCTCGTCATTAATTGAAGAGCCACCATATcctaaatatttaaatagaGCTACCATAATATCGgagattttttctttaaatatttggcTAATAACTGATAGTGTGGTAAAAAATAGTCAATATTTAGCAAAAGTTTGgtcaattttaaattttattaatattaataataataaaaacaattctCCACTAATTTCTATCTTTTTAAAGattaatcaaaatttgttgtttaccaatcaagaattttacctcaattttattaagctaaatttaaactttacaaatattttgttgaaatttattaaaatttctccattaatagattttttcattaaatgtATCTCCACTGATAAAGTTGAAACCCCAACAGGTATTATTGATCTATTATATAATCAGAATTTTATACCAAAatgtttgaaattttttgataataaaaagtttTCGGCTGATATTCAAAACTCAATTGGTGATCTTCTTAAGGCACTAATTACTATATCATCAAACACTCCCTTGGATGATATGTCTATTGGTCCGAATATTTTAACAAGACAAATGGTTTTGCCAAATACTAtagataaatttattaatatcatccTATATTATAAAGGAAATTCTTTAAAcgttattatttctattgtaattgaattgattagaaaaaataattcgGATTATGATCAAATTAATCTTTTGAATACAACTATAAAATCATATCCTCCAACAAATAGGGATCCAATTTACTTAGGCTTTTtgttaaagaaattttctCTTATTTTACCAGAATTAACATCATTAATCAGAAATGATAACATAGACAGTGTCACAAAAtctactattattttaaagaatcaattgaatgaaGATTATAAACCTCTgggatttgaaaaatttaaaattattgaattgatCGCTGAACTATTACATTGTTCAAATATGGGACTGATGAATTCGAAGaaagttgaaaaaattattaaagtaaGACATATTATCCggaaaaagatattaaagcAGATACGATTGGATTATAATAAAGTTCATTGTACTAATACAGATGATTTACTTCTAGCAATTAATAACTTATCATTAGATGATATAAGGGATGGAGATGGTATGATTAAGTCAACTTCTAAGCTAAATATAACTACATTTGATGAAGGCTTACAACAAATGGTAAGCAATACTTCAAGAGATGAATACACCTGTGCATCTGACGTCGACAATACTAAACTTAATTCacttaatgataatgaatcttctaatgatattaatgataatatgaCACCTAATACTAATGATGATGGCAGTGCACAAAACTTTAGtttagatgatgatggAATAAGTGGCATTAGTGATTTAGACGAAGAGCAgcttaaaaatattgaaaatatcgATGAGGATTTGAtaaaagatgatgatattgatgaaaGCTTTGAAATTCCATACATCAATGATAACcagaattcaaaattaagGAAAAATTCAACTATTGGggatttatttaaaatcagTTTATATGATTCTAGGTTTATTATCATAtctattaaatcatttctAACAAATCcttggaataatttttggCACAATGTAATATTCGATATTATACATCAAATTTTCAATGGTAGAATGGACTTCACTTATAATTCATTCCTAGTATATTCCttatttgatttgaatggctcatttaaatttattcctaatgttaatgaaaatagCAATTCTGTAAAATCTGAAGTCCCAAATAATACATTGAGTGAAGAATGTAATTTTTCgattattaatgattttatattaaaaggCTATAAAGACTCctatcaatttttcaaaaaaacgAATATGAATTTGGGTTATATGGGACACTTAGTTTTAATTGCTGAAGAGGTTGtgaaattttcaaagtTATATAAAGTGGAACTAATTTCTCCGACTATTAACGATATATTACAAGAAGAAATCTGGCAATCATACACGgacaatattttaaatgaaacaaGGATAATGTATTCAAAGATATTAGGTGGAGGCACCTTTATTGACGATGGAAATGGTAATATCATACCACAGATGGTCGATCCTAATACAGACTCTTCACAACCAGATGACgatggtaataataacataCTTGGcaataatttgaatgatCAAACTCAAGAGAAggaattatcattttcaacagaattaaatttacaTAAAATGATTGGTAACAAACTACTGCATGAAACTCAATTGTAA
- the TBLA0E00350 gene encoding uncharacterized protein (similar to Saccharomyces cerevisiae YFR039C and SHE10 (YGL228W); ancestral locus Anc_3.546) → MRAFYKLTLLFTLWALYWQNYKCPASDHKGGVDNTSLLCDISSVSSWHQYFERHSSIYRREISPAFQFPNNNTFLGEDGMSTEVDKVVLVQIRDWSYEHIILPIKPILQKISNHIDWDKLHEIYYQIQIKLKLYYNLNIIPIQIKCVNFWLQHEMFVKDLLSKTGLNCNSSKANEKWLIQFLEELIFSIKYLCFKIYFFLKEKIQFIQQDYLIATEMYSSIRENLSSSTTASLLLTQPSASLSLLSTGTSLDTFVTSTININDKEIEIILDNDEDKNNKNINVETHLLANDVINLNNHNYDKPVGLTVNLPDQESIQQEFELWYNSINRKSENILKIFNKDVDEMMKLKIETVDPELIYLMENLTALSQIEFSKIVKTIQDINCTCEVNNSSGEIIYFDRTGKTQLAQYITRQKIASIFDTTKILIKNKIDEINDTLLDLIKEVQKEVFDMHEDYVDMFEEWGDIMITEWSKRMAYFDIISSNLNIHDPAQVNDDDDELYIEDSSIDDIEIENDKDFFHNNWSKFVKVKKELIKHRDDLVRYEPDIEIIEEFLKSYQNEIDLIVYETKEYLHILRARSNVSFELREREEKMREMAKIEKENKELEERLMRLKLEKEKVERERELSKQREYESQRSKMLEEQENTIDQIIENQRIQSEKKQSEFQQSELQEQLSLNSKESERLEKERLESIAKKQEEAISEENRISSERQELERYEREVQERKQQEIEDSIRQEESKIQNEMVDEIESTITQEEPKMQEETLEETLTIESPELDETTKETIAIEQPEIDEIENEIEEDPQEYENPT, encoded by the coding sequence ATGAGAGCTTTTTACAAATTAACACTGTTGTTCACACTATGGGCCTTATATTGgcaaaattataaatgtCCAGCTTCAGATCACAAAGGTGGAGTAGATAATACTAGTTTACTTTGTGATATTTCGTCAGTCTCGTCTTGgcatcaatattttgagaGACATTCTTCTATTTATCGAAGAGAAATCTCCCCCGCATTCCAATTCCCTAATAACAATACTTTTCTTGGAGAAGATGGCATGTCAACTGAAGTTGATAAGGTAGTCCTAGTCCAAATAAGGGATTGGTCCTATGAACATATTATCCTTCCAATTAAACCAATTTTACAAAAGATATCCAATCATATAGATTGGGATAAGCTTCATgagatttattatcaaattcaaattaaactaaaattatattacaatttaaatataatccCAATCCAAATTAAGTGCGTAAATTTCTGGTTACAACATGAAATGTTTGTAAAGGACCTATTAAGTAAGACAGGATTAAATTGTAATTCCTCTAAagcaaatgaaaaatggttaattcaatttttggAAGAACTAATATTTAGTATTAAATATCTTTGTTttaagatttatttttttttaaaagaaaaaattcaatttattcaacaagattatttaattgcCACTGAAATGTATTCTTCCATAAGAGAAAACCTGTCTTCTTCCACAACTgcttctttattattaactcAACCTTCTGcttctttatctttattatcgACAGGTACTTCTCTGGACACATTTGTTACATCaacaattaatataaatgataaagaaatCGAAATTATtcttgataatgatgaagataaaaataataaaaatataaatgtgGAAACCCATTTACTCGCGAATGATGTGATCAActtaaataatcataattatGATAAACCGGTAGGGTTAACTGTTAACTTACCTGATCAAGAATCTATTCAACAAGAATTCGAACTATGgtataattcaattaatagaaaatccgagaatattttaaaaatatttaataaggATGTGGAtgaaatgatgaaattaaaaattgaaacagTTGATCCtgaattgatttatttaatggAAAATTTAACAGCATTATCACAGATAGAATTTTCTAAGATTGTAAAGACTATCCAGGACATTAATTGTACCTGTGAGGTTAATAATTCTAGTGGTGAAATCATATATTTCGATAGAACTGGCAAGACTCAATTGGCTCAATATATTACAAGACAAAAGATTGCCTCAATATTTGATACTACAAAGATACttataaagaataaaattgatgaaattaatgacACATTATtggatttaattaaagagGTTCAAAAAGAAGTGTTCGATATGCATGAAGACTATGTTGATATGTTTGAAGAATGGGGTGATATTATGATTACTGAATGGTCCAAGAGAATGGCATATTTTGATATCATTAGTTCCAACTTAAATATCCACGATCCGGCTCAAGtcaatgatgatgatgacgaaTTGTATATTGAAGATAGTTCTATTGAcgatattgaaattgaaaatgacaAAGATTTTTTCCATAATAATTGGAGTAAATTTGTAAAAGTTAAAAAGGAATTAATCAAGCATCGTGACGATCTAGTTAGATATGAACCAGATATAGAAATTATcgaagaatttttaaaatcatatcaaaatgaaattgatttgATTGTTTATGAAACCAAGGAATATTTACATATCTTAAGAGCAAGAAGTAATGTATCCTTTGAATTACGTGaaagagaagaaaagaTGAGAGAAATGGCCaagattgaaaaagaaaataaagaattggaaGAAAGATTAATGAGAttgaaattagaaaaagaGAAAGTCGAACGTGAAAGAGAATTATCTAAACAAAGAGAGTATGAATCTCAACGCTCTAAAATGCtagaagaacaagaaaataCTATAGATCAAATCATAGAGAATCAACGAATTCAGTCTGAAAAAAAGCAAAGTGAATTTCAACAAAGTGAATTACAAGAACAATTGAGTTTAAATTCTAAAGAATCCGAAAGACTGGAAAAGGAAAGATTAGAAAGCATTGCCAAGAAACAAGAAGAAGCCATATCGGAAGAAAATCGTATAAGTAGCGAAAGACAAGAATTGGAGAGATATGAACGTGAAGTTCAAGAAAGAAAACAGCAAGAAATAGAAGATTCCATTAGACAGGAGGAATCCAAGATACAAAACGAGATGGTAGACGAGATCGAAAGTACCATTACACAAGAAGAACCAAAAATGCAAGAAGAAACGTTAGAGGAAACTTTAACAATAGAATCACCTGAACTAGATGAAACAACGAAGGAGACCATTGCAATTGAGCAACCTGAAATTGacgaaattgaaaatgagaTAGAAGAGGATCCTCAGGAGTATGAGAATCCTACTTAG
- the SAH1 gene encoding adenosylhomocysteinase (similar to Saccharomyces cerevisiae SAH1 (YER043C); ancestral locus Anc_3.545) — translation MSAPAQNYKIADISLAAFGRKEIELAEHEMPGLMAIRRAYAGVQPLKGARIAGCLHMTIQTAVLIETLVALGAEVTWTSCNIYSTQDHAAAAIAASGVPVFAWKGETEEEYLWCIEQQLFAFKDGKKLNLILDDGGDLTSLVHEKHPEMLEGCFGLSEETTTGVHHLYRMMKENKLKVPAINVNDSVTKSKFDNLYGCRESLVDGIKRATDVMLAGKVAVVAGYGDVGKGCAAALRGMGARVIVTEIDPINALQAAMEGYQVSTMDEASTVGQVFVTTTGCRDIINGKHFLNMPEDAIVCNIGHFDIEIDVAWLKANAKECINIKPQVDRYLLSSGRHVILLANGRLVNLGCATGHSSFVMSCSFSNQVLAQIALFKADDKEFRKNFVEFEKTGPFSVGVHVLPKILDEAVAKFHLEKLGVQLTKLTPVQSEYLGIPEEGPFKADHYRY, via the coding sequence ATGTCTGCTCCAGCTCAAAACTATAAGATTGCTGATATCTCCTTGGCTGCCTTTGGTAGAAAGGAAATTGAATTAGCCGAACATGAAATGCCAGGGTTGATGGCAATTAGAAGGGCTTATGCTGGTGTTCAACCATTAAAAGGTGCCAGAATTGCCGGTTGTTTGCACATGACCATTCAAACCGCTGTTTTGATCGAAACTTTGGTTGCTTTGGGTGCTGAAGTTACTTGGACTTCTTGTAACATTTACTCTACTCAAGACCACGCTGCTGCTGCCATTGCTGCCTCTGGTGTTCCAGTCTTTGCCTGGAAAGGTGaaactgaagaagaatacTTGTGGTGCATTGAACAACAACTATTCGCTTTCAAGGATGGtaagaaattgaatttgatctTGGATGATGGTGGTGATTTGACCTCTTTAGTCCATGAAAAACACCCAGAAATGTTGGAAGGTTGTTTCGGTTTATCTGAAGAAACCACCACTGGTGTCCACCACTTATACAGAATGATGAAggaaaacaaattaaaggTTCCAGCCATCAACGTTAACGACTCTGTCACCAAATCTAAATTCGACAACTTATACGGTTGTAGAGAATCTTTGGTCGATGGTATCAAGAGAGCCACCGATGTCATGTTGGCCGGTAAagttgctgttgttgccGGTTACGGTGATGTCGGTAAGGGTTGTGCTGCTGCTTTGAGAGGTATGGGTGCTCGTGTTATCGTCACTGAAATCGATCCAATCAATGCTTTACAAGCCGCTATGGAAGGTTACCAAGTCTCCACCATGGATGAAGCCTCCACTGTTGGTCAGGTCTTTGTCACCACTACCGGTTGTAGAGATATCATCAACGGTAAGCATTTCTTAAACATGCCAGAAGATGCTATTGTCTGTAACATTGGTCATTTCGATATCGAAATCGATGTTGCTTGGTTAAAGGCTAACGCCAAAGAATGTATCAACATCAAACCACAAGTCGACCGTTACTTGTTGTCTTCTGGTAGACACGTCATCTTGTTGGCTAACGGTAGATTAGTCAACTTGGGTTGTGCCACTGGTCACTCTTCTTTTGTCATGTCTTGTTCTTTCTCCAACCAAGTCTTGGCTCAAATTGCTTTATTCAAAGCCGATGATAAAGAATTCAGAAAGAACTTTGTTGAATTCGAAAAGACTGGTCCATTCTCTGTTGGTGTTCATGTCTTACCAAAGATCTTAGATGAAGCTGTCGCCAAGTTccatttggaaaaattagGTGTTCAATTAACTAAATTGACCCCTGTTCAATCTGAATACTTAGGTATCCCAGAAGAAGGTCCATTCAAGGCTGACCACTACAGATATTAg